In the Streptomyces sp. f51 genome, one interval contains:
- a CDS encoding HAMP domain-containing sensor histidine kinase encodes MAVSSVLAQRAYLLDDLDRRVTEVAERGRQEALGGGPGTGTDPASFDGRGLPVGTISARLDVNGTVVAAEVVRRSGGPRDLGAAQRSALSAVETDGSPHTRTVPGLGTYRVAVLQGGGRPLLTALPMDDVQGALRRLAVVEAATAAAATMVVGCACAAVIRHRLRPLEQVTALATELSRPPLQQREPTTPNRPGGATTTGPARAPGCAAGSGGAATVRTWVGEPGPGPADEPTGPARAAGGDAGPGGASTTGPVRAPGCAAGSGGTATVGTWVGEPGPGPAEELTGPARAAGGDAGPGGASTTGRVRVPGCAAGSGGAAVVRALADDHAPGPAEELTGPARAADGGAGHGGAGVVSGRVPGQGSGPGSEADRIGAALGLLVERAEAADARRLRGEERTRRLLSDASHELRTPLAAVAGYAELMTRGPGLLEPATAWQRVSAESARMTSLVEDLLLLARLDDEHQAHQREFVRLDLAVLAAEGVRAARAAGEGHVWRLGLLPESPALVAGDEVRLRRAVGNLLTNARAHTPAGTTVVITLEATATTWMLRVRDDGPGVPPALLPQVFERFTRADASRSRVSPGHGGSGLGLAVTAAVTKAHHGRVHAESAPGRTEFTVELPALRPPPASRLPAEPGPGAHAPACAPRTGEEATAFPGR; translated from the coding sequence ATGGCCGTGTCCTCGGTCCTCGCGCAACGCGCCTATCTGCTGGACGACTTGGACCGGCGGGTCACCGAGGTTGCCGAGCGCGGCCGGCAAGAGGCCCTCGGCGGCGGGCCCGGCACCGGGACGGATCCGGCTTCGTTCGACGGCAGAGGGCTGCCGGTCGGCACGATCTCCGCCCGGCTCGACGTGAACGGGACCGTGGTCGCCGCCGAGGTCGTGCGCCGTTCCGGCGGACCGCGCGACCTGGGCGCCGCCCAGCGTTCCGCCCTCTCGGCCGTCGAGACGGACGGTTCCCCGCACACCCGCACCGTCCCCGGGCTCGGCACCTATCGCGTCGCCGTGCTCCAAGGCGGCGGACGGCCCCTGCTCACGGCCCTCCCGATGGACGACGTCCAGGGCGCGCTGCGGAGGCTGGCCGTGGTCGAGGCGGCGACAGCGGCCGCCGCCACCATGGTCGTGGGCTGCGCCTGTGCTGCCGTCATCCGGCATCGGCTCCGCCCCCTCGAACAGGTGACGGCCCTGGCGACCGAACTCTCGCGGCCACCGCTGCAACAGCGGGAGCCGACGACCCCGAACCGTCCCGGCGGAGCGACGACGACCGGCCCGGCCCGGGCGCCCGGGTGTGCGGCCGGTTCCGGCGGGGCGGCGACGGTCAGGACCTGGGTGGGTGAGCCCGGTCCCGGACCAGCCGACGAACCGACCGGCCCGGCCCGGGCCGCCGGTGGAGACGCCGGGCCCGGCGGAGCTTCGACGACCGGCCCGGTCCGGGCGCCCGGGTGTGCGGCCGGTTCCGGCGGGACGGCGACGGTCGGGACCTGGGTGGGTGAGCCCGGTCCCGGTCCGGCCGAGGAGCTGACCGGCCCGGCCCGGGCCGCCGGTGGAGACGCGGGGCCCGGCGGAGCTTCGACGACCGGCCGGGTCCGGGTGCCCGGGTGTGCGGCCGGTTCCGGCGGGGCGGCGGTGGTCCGGGCCCTGGCGGACGACCACGCCCCCGGACCTGCCGAGGAGCTGACCGGCCCGGCCCGGGCCGCCGATGGAGGCGCCGGGCACGGTGGGGCCGGTGTGGTCTCGGGCCGGGTGCCCGGACAGGGCTCGGGACCCGGCAGCGAGGCCGACCGGATCGGCGCCGCCCTCGGACTTCTCGTGGAGCGGGCCGAGGCCGCCGACGCCCGGCGCCTGCGCGGCGAGGAGCGCACGCGCCGCCTCCTCTCCGACGCGAGCCATGAACTCCGTACGCCCCTGGCCGCCGTCGCCGGATACGCCGAACTGATGACCAGGGGCCCCGGTCTCCTCGAACCCGCCACGGCCTGGCAGCGCGTGTCCGCCGAGTCGGCCCGGATGACGAGCCTCGTCGAGGATCTGTTGCTGCTCGCCCGGCTCGACGACGAACACCAGGCGCACCAGCGGGAGTTCGTGCGGCTGGATCTCGCCGTGCTCGCCGCCGAGGGCGTGCGGGCCGCGCGGGCCGCGGGGGAGGGCCACGTCTGGCGCCTGGGCCTGCTGCCGGAGTCCCCGGCCCTGGTGGCCGGCGACGAGGTCCGGCTCCGCCGGGCGGTCGGCAACCTGCTGACCAACGCCCGTGCGCACACACCGGCCGGCACGACGGTCGTCATCACGCTGGAGGCCACGGCCACGACCTGGATGCTCCGGGTCCGCGACGACGGCCCCGGCGTCCCGCCCGCCCTGCTGCCCCAGGTCTTCGAGCGCTTCACCCGCGCCGACGCCTCCCGCTCCCGGGTCTCTCCGGGCCACGGCGGCTCGGGCCTCGGCCTCGCCGTCACCGCGGCCGTCACGAAGGCGCACCACGGCCGTGTCCACGCCGAGAGCGCCCCGGGCCGTACGGAGTTCACCGTCGAACTCCCGGCCCTGCGGCCGCCGCCCGCGTCGCGTCTCCCGGCGGAACCGGGCCCGGGAGCGCACGCACCGGCCTGCGCACCGAGGACCGGGGAAGAGGCCACGGCCTTCCCCGGACGGTGA